The stretch of DNA TCGAGTTTCTCCAGCTTTCGAATATTGTCAAACAAGCAAATTCGTCCTGATTCCTTGCTCTCTAGAAGCTCTGATACATTCCCACGGACGCCCAGTTTCTGAAGGTTAGGCGTCTTGTCAAAGATCTCTTCAGTGCAGCTTTTGGGTGATATGGTGGAAAGAGTTTGCAATTCTGGACATGAAGAAGAAGAGTTCTCTTTGCAACTTTCTGAATTAGGATGGGGGAGTTGCAAAGAAGCATTAGACAGGATATGCCTTAGTTTTGGCATGTTCCATATCTCAGCCTTAACATCAACTGTACTTGATGTAGTATTGAACATAAGAGTTTGCAAGTTCCAAAGATGAGTGAATAGTTTTGGAATGATATTGTTCTCAGTTGAAATAGCCCAGTATCGTAGTTGATATAACTGATAAAACTCTTTGGGCAATATTTCGAATTTGAGGGATTCAGCATCAAACACTTTGAGAAAGGGGTAGGACTTTGGGATAGTTGCCAAGTGCTCTTTTGGAACATCTAATTTGTGAGATGTTAGAAGAGAGCGGATGTGCTCACCTGATGGCTTTTCCTCCGAACCTATAAAGTCTTTAAGGGAGGAACGGACGCACAAGCGACGATAGTTATCATTTCCTTCTATTCTTGCCCCATTTATCTCATGGAAGAGATAATTCTTCGCAGCTTCATCCTTACAAAACTCGTGCAATGTGTCATTAAGGCGGCATGTTTTGATATCACCATCGGCTCTTCTTTTCACCACCATCAACAGATTCCTGCTCACAATTTCCTTTAAGTATGAGTCAGCTATGCGCTCCATGGTGGAATCGGTTACTGCCGGAATAAATCCTTCTGCAATCCACAACCGAATCAGTTTCCAAACAGAAATCTCATGCCCGATTGGGAATGCTGCAAGATACAAGAAACAATCTTTTGTGTGGTAAGGCAACTGATTGTAACTCAATCTTAGTATATTATTGTAGTCTGGGGCTCGGCAATTGAGTATTGGCATAGGATGTTGGGCCACATCATTCCACAATGAGACTTGGTCTTTATTAAGGACACCAGCAATAACCAATATTGCTAGCGGTAACCCATTACATATCGCTGCAATTTTTCTCCCGCGAATTTCAAGATACGTAGGGAAAGCCTCCTTGCCGAAAACTTTATGTTTTAACATCTCCAAACTTTCCTCATCCGTCAAAAATTTTAAGACATGTGGCTTGCCATAGGAATCAGCATGTCTAGCCAACCCAGTATCACGTGTTGTTACCAATACTCTACTCCCATTTTGGTTATTAGGAAAAACAATTCGCAAAAGCTCCAAATCTTTCTCGTTCCAAACATCATCCATAACAATTAAATACTTCTCATCCTTCAAAAATTCCTTGATTCTTTCAGCCAATTCTTCCTCTGACATGTTCTTGTAATCATTGGTTTGCTTGATAAATTTTCTTATAATGTTCATGAATATTTCTCTCCTATTCATGTTTCTAGATACATAAACCCACAGGCGAGGAAAAAACTCATACTCAATTTCACTATCAAAGAATACCTTTTTGATCAATGTGGTTTTACCCAACCCACTCATTCCCACAATTGAAATGAAAGTCGTATCTTTTGATTCTTCAATGAGTCtatcctttataattttaacCTCACCATCAAAACCTACCACATCATCTTCTTCCACCACAAGAGCCTTAAACAATTTCACAAGAAAATGATGCCAAAGTCAGGGACTTACTacattaaatcaaaatgtaatatttaatggTCAAAGTGTTACTTATGAGAAcaagtgtaatactaatcatggataaattaatttattattaattaggaaggaaaacataatacttataaGAGTAAATTCCACTAaaggtcctccgactttgaggCATTACCAATTTTAATCCTCAACTTACAAGTTTACCATAATAAGTCCTCCAACTTTTCTAAACTACCACTAATAGTCCTTTGAATTTGAGATGCTACCAACTTTGGTTCTCAACTTACAAACTTACCATAATATGTCCTCCAACTTCTCTAAAACTACcacaaatagttaatattaGGGATACTAGCAATGTAGTTAATAAGGTGTTTGATCCCTAACCTTTCATAATATAAACGGTCTAATTAACAACGGACTAATCTCAacctttagtttttttttttatagggaTAAGGATCAAATAGGACCTTCAACTATAAgtcaaagtgtaattaacttaaaaaaaattcaattagacaCTTTAACTTCTCATTTTTatgcaattaaattaattaacaagtTACCTATAGGTAacctgtattttttttaaaaatgttaaaattaaataaaataaaaaatatatgggGCCTAGTTTCTTCGTCTAGTTGGACGGAGAAGTAGGCCATAGCTTCTCCGTCCAACTAGATGAGGTCTGCCTGGCTTCTCCGCTGacaatttgtgttttttttagtgattgttaaatttattttttttaattcaattttaccCGCTATTACTTTGAGTTTACTTGCAAAATAAGTTAATtgcacaaatataatacttatgtcgaaaaatgtaatactatttaaaaataaaatgtttgttacttctaagaaaaaatataatacttttgaagaaaaatgtaatacttttaaaacaaaatataatatttatgggTTGAATAGTTAGTCTTTTTCCGTTGAGCAGAattaatgttttcctttttgacttttttcttTGAATAGCCAAACAGGagaaaatctagaaaatgacttttggaggTAATTGGAGAGAATACTATGTGGACTCTCATTCTCTTGTCCCAACTTTTATGGTAGAAATCATTTTACGGATCTCCAATGTTTGGATGTGCCCAGAAAATGCAGTcatcggaaaacatttttcgttaACTAGCGAAACCATAGGTCTGGTTTTCGTCTGAAACCAATGGtgttgtttttttatatataattttaataaataaaaatatttttaatattattaaaataattaaaatatttaattatacaattctactcgtttttcaaaaaatgaaccaaacacaccaagacaatttttcataatgcaatcaaacattaaaaatgaaactattttctagaaaatgattcattttctaAAAGTCATTTACAAGCTTTCCAAACGAACTTTTATTCTCAATCAAAACCGTGATGCATACACTTGTAATAGAACacacatgaaaaaaataaattatcaccTACCGCATGAGGGTGTAGGAATATAATTTGGAGTATATATGTAGTAGAACCATATATACTTGGGAAAATATTAGGAGAaaatagtattttccttttctattataAGTCCATTACCAACTAATCCGATgtttatttatgatttgtttTGACAATGACATTGTGTTCAAGTGACATGTAGTGCCTTTTTCAAATGGGAGGTTATAGATCGAGTTTCAGTGAAgacagtattgactctttatgctttaaTATGTTGAAAtagtatagatgaacatataTTAAGGAGGAATTGATTGATATATGTTAGGGGCCGGGAAGAGATAGAGTAAGATAGATAGATACCTGGAGAACTGCAGGCTGATGATTATTTTGCGAACCGCCTTGGAGTAACTCGAGGGGGTGGGCGTAATCTTGACGGATTTTCTTGGCCCTTTCTTTGAAGCTTTCGATCTCCCTGGCAGATAGATTAACCTTGGTATAATAAACAGCTTTTTCAGCCCATCTCTTGAGGGCGGGTTTGGCCTTGTAGATCCTTCGCTCAACAATATATTTATCAATCGCATCTTCAGCATCCCTTGCAACATTGCGAATACTCTGCTCCACTTCTACCACCACAGCGTTGTCCTTCCAGCTTTCGTTCCTCGCTGCTTCAGTGAGATATGCCTGGAATGACCCAAGTTCTCTCACCAGATCTTCAACCTGATCCTTGATCCCTAGAATCAGAGCCGCGTTTTGTTCTACAGTTTGTGCTAACCTGTTTATCAGCCCGTCTACAATTGtgtccatctctctctctctttgataGACCACTGATAcacctttctttctttcaagtCTTACCTTCTTGGCTTTAATTTTCACCTCCGGTCgatccttttatttatttatatatatagagagagctAGTCTAGGTTCAACCTATAACCAATGTCTACTGGACACAAATTAATTAACAACCATTagatttgtaaaaattaaattgatattaaaaaaaaattgatgggGTGGCAATGTGGCATTATGTTAAGAGTTAATTTATATGGGCTCTTTCAAGTATAGTGATTCtgcatctttaattttaaacttttaaattgatcacCTTTCGTACTTTGACTTTCTTTTTTATCATTCGTGGTCCAAGTAGTTGAATGATCCTGAGTGGTTAACTTAGACCACATATGGTAATAATTTAAAAGTCGAAGGATCAcggtggtcaatttgaaagtttaggactaagggtaatacttgtgtgagaccgtctcaatCTGTGAAACGaatcggatctttgattaatgggtttATTTTttacctcattaatcaaagaggcaaattataccatgcaccacggtgcacatagcaatgtgcaccacgtacgtaaacgacgtcgttttgagcattgtaaactaaccgtccgttttttttttaaaaatcacgtttcccgtttcggccgatctctgtatttatgttaatattctgtgtattgcaggcaatcattctgtgtattctagacaaccgttctgtgtattcatgttagtaacacatgttgtgatatgtttgtgcattcgaatatttaagaggatgagttctgtgtattttgtgtcaatattctatgtattcatgttattaacataggttgtgatgtgtttgtgcattcgaatgttaagatgatgagttctgtgtattttgtatcaatattctgtgtattctaggcaaacattctgtgtattatagccaaacgttctgtgtattctagataatgattatgtgtattatagataatgaattcactggagtcattcgcgtccgcgtccattaacatctgtgtattttgtgtcaatattttgtgtattctgggcaaacattctgtgtattctaggcaaacgttctgtgtattctagataatggttatgtgtattattatagataatgaattccctgtagtcattcgcgtccgcgtccactaacatcaaaacgacgtcgtttatgtacgtgatgcacattgctatgtgcaccgtggtgcagggatTGGTGTTGCAAGCATCACTCGTAGAAAACACGTTCATTTGCAAACTGTGAAACCCTGGCAAtttgcattaaaaaataattaagaggaaatacttttttaaaaaatgacatatttaatttgatccCTAAGTCATgactaaaattttcaattattttcatgtttcatttctctttaaaaaaaaaaatcaaaagttgtggttttggtcattttttattaatattttgttagattaagataaaaacttaataaagaaaaaagaaaactttaCTCGATAGggttaaatatgaaattttgacTTCTATAGTAGACATACATTTTCAAAGTTCTAACGagtttatttgacaaatttcaaTATAAAAACTAGTGGTATATAAACAAAGGTAAGAGtcctctataaaaaaaattatcaaataaactCACTAGAATACTGGAAACATTTGtctaatatctaaaaacataataagtttcaattcAGGTTATATCCATGATTTATGTTCTTTTTCtctattaaatttttgtatacattatgttataagagttgtactatacaattttatggacaaaaatatctttattgttataacttctgttatgtTGTCCCATTGTAAATGAAAATGAAGGAAATAATAGTCAATGAATGAAGTTGGCAGGTGGAGAGATATAAAATGACAAAACAGggttgttagatataaataagaCAACATTGATCAATAtattatgatgaaattaaaattgtataaGAAGATGGTATGGTGTATTTATTGCCGTTCTTCTTTGTTCATAGATCAAAATTGTAACATGCTGCGCGTGCACCCACTGGGACGaaagattaaaacaaaagagatagtttgaaaaataaaaatgaaacacttaaagcatacacataaatattgttagatattggcgaaaaatcaaaacacatcaaaactttattaaaaaaaatattaataacaaaatatgaaacataattaacttGATAAAATGATtcgaatagaaaacacattattatAAATCATATATCTAACTATTAATATAAAAGAATGCTTGAATCGACAATTTAACCTTTTCCACATTAAAGTCATAACTTACTATCTTACCTAGCttatctttataaaaaaaatatttataacaaaataggGTGCGAACCGACCTTAACGTGTGGACATGCGTACTTCTTTAGTAATGTATGTAAGTTCTTCATAAATGCACAATAACTAAAGAAGTCCACATGTTAATAAAATCTACGTTTGCTCCAAGAGGCACGAGaagttctcccaaaattcttcacCATAAAGAGAactcacttgtcacttgagctaccccattgggttattcattttagtttatgtttaatCTTCAATTGTAAAATAAACCTCTACGCTCTAACGTTATAAAATAGTTACAACTTTTTGTTGTTTGAGTAACAAAACTGTGAACAGAATCTATTGCaagtttactctttttttttgtttggagtACTATTaaatctattacaatgtagtattgtacagttgcctccactgagcaGGGTTgtatctgagcatgtctaacatgtgcgactgcacagggcccccaatttttggggccccatatttaaaaaaaaaaaaaattatatgtatatatagtttacaaaaatttaagcTAAATGTATGAAGATTAGACCAATTTGTGACAAGATGAAATTGAACCCAATTGGCAATTGTAaaacccctatatatatatatatatatatatatatatatatatacaccaaaaaCATTGCCAATTCTATTCggcaattatatttcataaatcataatcccacttctcaattagacaattagAAAATTCTCAATTCTCAATTCTCAATTCTCAACCCTATAAAATACGGCAATACCGTAATGAAATTTGACAATTCCCAATTCACAATTCAGTAATTTTGTAGATTGTAGACCACAACTCAactgattcttcaattcttcattgaAAATGaacttttggaagaagttgattgatgattttgcgtctaaatgtgcacgacgcatgtcactttttaaataaaattttatatgtattttttatacaatatttatattttgatacaattttttgaactactattatttatatataaaaaataatcaaaaaaaaaagaggccaAATTAACATATGGCACAAGGCCCTAATTTTTATTCGAATGGCCCtgccactgaggctcgaatccactcccatcatctacatgggagtgtaaaccgagacaccaggtgccactagaccacaaggtctttaacactcatatttcatatttgatTACTAACtgtagttaattaattagtaaaaaacatatataagaggttttttttttttttgggtgctaaTGGAGATTTATGGTTTCACTGCCCTAAAGacaaaataatgtttttatttatttatttattttattttttgcaaagtAAGGATGTATTCTATAATGGTTAAAAGATATAGcgagtatgtaaattgtataacGACATAAGCTTCATGCTTAGatattaaaagagttaatacccaaaattgtcctcgactatagtagattttctcaattttgtcctaaacgactttggcCTCATAAAGTAGTCCCAGACTTTTGTGTTATCGCTTAAAATTGTCCTCCGTTAGTTAAGGTGTCAAATGTGTGTTAAGTACAGGGGCAATATAGTCATTTCATGTAGTAGTGacaataatttttgttgaaTGCGTAGTTAGTTTAT from Ipomoea triloba cultivar NCNSP0323 chromosome 7, ASM357664v1 encodes:
- the LOC116025037 gene encoding putative late blight resistance protein homolog R1A-3; this encodes MDTIVDGLINRLAQTVEQNAALILGIKDQVEDLVRELGSFQAYLTEAARNESWKDNAVVVEVEQSIRNVARDAEDAIDKYIVERRIYKAKPALKRWAEKAVYYTKVNLSAREIESFKERAKKIRQDYAHPLELLQGGSQNNHQPAVLQALVVEEDDVVGFDGEVKIIKDRLIEESKDTTFISIVGMSGLGKTTLIKKVFFDSEIEYEFFPRLWVYVSRNMNRREIFMNIIRKFIKQTNDYKNMSEEELAERIKEFLKDEKYLIVMDDVWNEKDLELLRIVFPNNQNGSRVLVTTRDTGLARHADSYGKPHVLKFLTDEESLEMLKHKVFGKEAFPTYLEIRGRKIAAICNGLPLAILVIAGVLNKDQVSLWNDVAQHPMPILNCRAPDYNNILRLSYNQLPYHTKDCFLYLAAFPIGHEISVWKLIRLWIAEGFIPAVTDSTMERIADSYLKEIVSRNLLMVVKRRADGDIKTCRLNDTLHEFCKDEAAKNYLFHEINGARIEGNDNYRRLCVRSSLKDFIGSEEKPSGEHIRSLLTSHKLDVPKEHLATIPKSYPFLKVFDAESLKFEILPKEFYQLYQLRYWAISTENNIIPKLFTHLWNLQTLMFNTTSSTVDVKAEIWNMPKLRHILSNASLQLPHPNSESCKENSSSSCPELQTLSTISPKSCTEEIFDKTPNLQKLGVRGNVSELLESKESGRICLFDNIRKLEKLENLKLMHEAFNDEAAATTLRSIPQAEKFPPNLRKLTLSKTSFDWKDICTLGSLDKLEVLKLEEFSAKGESWELNVNVVFKSLQFLRIGRTDLVYWTCEQSSFPALKRLQILQCEQLKEVPLSFKDVKSLKIIDLFFTNKQAANSARNIRDQKPKLDNFVLSILPPHH